In Terriglobales bacterium, the sequence CCGCCCAGCACCTCGACCTTCTTCACCTTGCCGCTGGCGGTGACCAGCACGTCGAGCTTGACGGTGCCGCTCAGGTGCATCTGGCGGGCGGTTTCCGGATAAGCGACGGGCCGGTTGTTCTTGGCCGGCTTGCGCGTTTCGGCGAAGGCCAGGCAGGAGGACAGCAGGACCAGTGCGGTGAAGATGCGAACGACGGTGGATCTCATGCGACTTTCTCCTCGGCAATAACTTGTACAGCGATTAAGTAATGCAAGGATACCGGACCCGGCGCGAGGCCGCACGTTACCCAGGTAACGGTCCGGTCCCTCGGGCGGTCGCGAGGGTAGGGCTCCCTCGCTGCGCCCGGAACACAAGAAAAACGGGAGGCGCTCGCAACGCCTCCCGGAGCAGTGTTCAGTCGCCAGACGTCAGTCGGCGGCTGAAGATCAATGAACGATCTGCGGTACGGTAAGTCACTGCGTGTGGAAATCCCTAGATGGAATGAAAGCGAACCGAAGCCTAGAGTTCCCGCAGAGTGACGGCGATGCGGCCGCGTGCGGCGCGGACGGCGGGGGGCACACCGCCCACCACGCCCATCAGCAAGGCGAAAAAGATTCCGGCTGACATGAGCGCCGGCGTGACCTTGAATGCGAATGCCAGGTGAGAGAAGGTCTGCCAGTTCATGGTGCCGGTGGTCAGGCCATTCAGCGGGAGCACACCGGCGGTACCGACGAGGCCGCCGATGAAGGCGATGCAGAGTGCCTCGAACATGAAGGAGAGCACCACCGCGCCCGCGCGGAAACCCAGCGCGCGCATGGTGGCGATCTCACGGCCGCGCTCGGCGACGGCGGAGTACATCGTGTTCAGCGCTCCGAAAACCGCGCCGATGCCCATTACGGCAGCGACGAGAGCGCCAAGAACGGTGATCAGCGTAGTCAGTGCGCGCGACTGCTTCTCGTAGTATTCGACCTCGCGGTCGACCTGTACGGTCATGCGCGGATCGGCGGTGAGAGCATCCTTGAAGCGGTTGAACGCGCCGGCGGATGTCAGGCGCACGGTGACCGACTGCACGCGGTCAGGGGGACGCTTATAGGTCTGTCTCAGGATGTCGCCGTCGGTCCACACCTCAGAATCGAAGGCACTGCCGCCCGCGTCAAAGATGCCGACGACGATCCAAGTCCCTCCGCCAAAATTCAACATGCTGCCCAGGTCGAGTCCGGCGTAGCTCTTCAACGCATTCTTGCCGACGATGAGCTCATTCAGGCCGGGATGGAAGAAGCGTCCGGAGACGATCTTGAAGCCCTCGTGGACCTGCGCGGCGACCGCGGTCAATCCGCGGACCTGCACATTAGCGTCAGTGCCCGTAGATCTCAGAGGAAAGGCGGCTACGACAACGCTCTCCGGGCTGACCAGCGGGCCGACGGGACCGCGCTCTACGCCGGGAGCGTCCTGGATGACATGGATCTGGTCAATGGTGACGGCGCTCTCCATCTCCGAGGTCGCACCAGCCCGGCGGATGAGCGCGTTGCGAGGAGAGCCGGAGGCGACCAGGGTTGCCTTGAAACCCTTGGCCAGCGACAGCATGGCAATGAAAACGCCGACGGTACCGGCGATACCAAGGACAGCAACGACGGTCGAAGCCCAACGCACACGCAGGCTGCGGAGGTTGTAGGTCAGCGGAATGGCCATTCAGATCCTCCGAAGCGCGTCTGCGACCCTGAGGCGCATCGCCGAAAGGGCGGGGAAGATACCCGCCGCCACCCCGACGGCCAGCGCAGCGACGATGCCAAGCGCGATGGCGTCAGGGCGCAAATAGAAATACGGAAGCATGCCGCGTGTCGGGTCGCCGCGCAGCGTCATCAGCTTGGCCAGGAGCAGCCCCAACCCACCCCCGATGATGGCTACCGTCAGAGACTCAAAAAGCACCAGGAAGAGTACGAATCTGTCCGAAAAACCCACAGCCTTGAGCACAGCCAGCTCGCGCGTGCGCTCACGCACCGCGATGGCCATCGTATTGCCGGTCACCAGCAGCAAAGTGAAGAACACGACTGCGCCGATGCTCATGATGATGAGCCCGATATTGCCGGCCTGCTTCACAAAGCCGGCGGCGAAGGACTTCTCGGTATCGGTCTTCGTCTCCCAGGGAGAGTTCGCGAACGTGCCGTCGATGGCTTTGGCGACACGCACCGCATTGTCGGGATCGTCGATGCGCACGGTGTACCAGCCGATCAGGCCCTTCCAGTAAGGACTCTCCTTCTCCTCGAGCAGCTTGTAATGGAACCAGAACTGAGTGGTGTCGTCGGCGGGACGGCTGCCCTGGTAGATGCCGCGGATGTTGAACTCCCAAATTCCAGGGAAGATGGTGCCCTTGATAGGCACGCGGTCGCCGAGCTTCCAGCCAAAGCGCCTGACCAAGTCGGCGCCGACGATGGCGCCTTCGCGATCCTCGAGCCAGGCCTTCCATTGGTCGTCAGGAAGTCGAAACTCGGGAAACATCTGTTTGTAGTTCTCTTCATCGATGGCGAACTGGGGGAAGAAATTGCGCTCGTCCTGGTAAACGCCGCCGAACCAGTTGGCGTGGGTGACCGACTTGACGCCCGGAATCTGCGCCAGCCGCTCCTTGTAGGAGATGGGCAGCGGCTGGATGATCGAAACCTTGTTGACGATCACCAGCCGGTCGGCTCCTGCGACCTCGAGGCCCTGATTGAACGCTCCGCGTACCACCGCCAGCAGACCGAAGAGGAAGAGAGCGACGGCGAACGAACCCAAGGTCAGCGTTGTGCGGATCTTCTTGCGAAACAGATTGGCGAACACCAACCGGCTGTACTTCATGACCGCACGCCTCCCGCGCTGACTGCCTCGACGAGTACACCCTTATCGAGGTGGAGGGTGGTCTGCGAGCGTTCCGCAGCCAGCGGGTCGTGCGTGACCATGAGGACGGTCTTCTGGTGTTCGCTGACCAGCCGCTCAAGCAAAGTCATGATCTCGTCGGCACTCTTGCGGTCGAGGTCGCCGGTGGGTTCGTCGCAGAGCAGGAACGTTGGGTCGGCGACGATGGCGCGTGCGATGCCGACGCGCTGCTCCTGTCCGCCGGAGAGCTGGTTGGGGAAGTGATTCATACGGTCGCCCAGGCCAACGATCTGCAACGCGGCTTCGACGTGTTTGCGCCGGTCGGCTTTGGAGAGCTTGGTCAGAAGCAGCGGCAGTTCGACATTTTGCGCCGCGGTAAGCACTGGAATGAGGTTGTACATCTGGAAGATGAAGCCGACGTGGCGGGCCCGCCAAGTCGTGAGCTTGCTGGCCGACATGTGTGTGATCTCGTCGCCGGCGACACTGATGCTGCCGCGGGAGGGGACGTCGAGTCCGCCCAGCAGGTTCAGAAGCGTGGTCTTTCCGGAGCCGCTCGGCCCCATGAAAGCGACGAAATCGCCGGCGTCCACGTCGAGGTTCAAGCCCTGCAGGACGTGGATCTCCTCGCTGCCGCGCTGATATTTCTTGTCGAGCCCGCGTACCTGGATCAGGCTCTTGCCATCGCCTTTGCCATCCACCCTGACCATCCCCAACACTCCTATTGTTTTTTGATCCCGACCTGCTGGCCGTCGTGCAGGCCGTCGAAGCCACTGGTGACGAGCTGATCGCCGTCGTTGATGCCGGCCAGGACCTCCTGCGAGTCCCCACTCGTACCGCCGACGCGAACGGCCCGGCGCTCCACGCGTCCGTCCTTGTACAAGAAGACCACCTGCTGCCCGTTTTCGTTGCGGATGGCGTCCTTCGGGATGAGCAGCCGAGCCGTGCCGCTTGCCGGCGCGGGTTCGTCTCCAAGGAAACTGACCTTTACTCCCATGTCGGGCAGGATCCGCGGATCGAGTTGGTTGAACGAGATGCGTACCTTCACCGTCGCTTTTTGCCGGTCGGCGGTGGGGATGACCGTCCGCACAGTACACGGGATCTTCCAGTCGGGATACGCGTCGAGGATCGCGGTGACGGGCTGGCCCGGCTTGACGCGTGCGATGTATGACTCGTTGACGTCCACCTCGACTTCGAGCGATCTCATGTCCACGACGGTGGCGATGCCGGTGCGAGTGAAGCCCCCACCGGCCGAGATGGGCGAGACCATCTCACCGACCTGGGCGTCCTTGGAGACTACGATGCCGGTGAACGGCGAGCGCACGGTACAGTTGTCGAGGTCCTGCTGCGCCACCTTGATGCGCGAATCGGCGGCGCGCACCTGTTCCTCGGTGAGAGCGATCCTGGCGCGGAGGCTATCGGCAGTGGTCTTAGCGAGGTCGAGCGCCTGCTGGCTGGCGACGCCGCCCTGATGAAGGGAATCGGTGCGGCGGAGTTCGCGGTCGGCGTTCTCGAGATTGACCTTCAGGTCGGCGAGCGCGGCGGCGGTGGCTTCGCGATCCGACCTTGCAGAATTCAGCCGCACGCGCGCATCCGAGTCGTCGAGGTACGCCAGCACCTGGCCTTCCTGCACGTGCATGCCCTCGTCGGCGATCATCTGGATGACCCGGCCGGTGACCTTGGCGGCGACAGTCGCTCGGCGCCGAGGGGTCACGTATCCGCTGGCGTTCAGCAACGCGACGCGAGTATCTGCGGTCGTCGCGTGTACGGTGGTGACCATGACCTCCGGAGCTTTCCCTTTCAGCGCAAACACGAGAGCCGAAACCAGCAGCAAGAGACCGATGGCCGCAAATACATAGCGCAGCCACTTCGGACCACCCTGGTGGCGCGCCGAGTGGTCGATCTTCAGCGAAGAGAGGTCAGGCGTGGACAGTTGAGAGCCCATGGAGATGCTTCAAAGGTACACTGCTGTGTTTCAACGGGCAACAGGTGCCGCCGGAGATCAAGATTGCAGACTTCACGGAGATTTTACGCCGCGTTTGGAAGTCAACGAGCGACGAGCCGGTGGCCTCGCGCCCGCATTTCGTACGCTGAAAGGCCTTGGCGAGGGCGCGCCGGCTACTT encodes:
- a CDS encoding efflux RND transporter periplasmic adaptor subunit, coding for MGSQLSTPDLSSLKIDHSARHQGGPKWLRYVFAAIGLLLLVSALVFALKGKAPEVMVTTVHATTADTRVALLNASGYVTPRRRATVAAKVTGRVIQMIADEGMHVQEGQVLAYLDDSDARVRLNSARSDREATAAALADLKVNLENADRELRRTDSLHQGGVASQQALDLAKTTADSLRARIALTEEQVRAADSRIKVAQQDLDNCTVRSPFTGIVVSKDAQVGEMVSPISAGGGFTRTGIATVVDMRSLEVEVDVNESYIARVKPGQPVTAILDAYPDWKIPCTVRTVIPTADRQKATVKVRISFNQLDPRILPDMGVKVSFLGDEPAPASGTARLLIPKDAIRNENGQQVVFLYKDGRVERRAVRVGGTSGDSQEVLAGINDGDQLVTSGFDGLHDGQQVGIKKQ
- a CDS encoding FtsX-like permease family protein codes for the protein MKYSRLVFANLFRKKIRTTLTLGSFAVALFLFGLLAVVRGAFNQGLEVAGADRLVIVNKVSIIQPLPISYKERLAQIPGVKSVTHANWFGGVYQDERNFFPQFAIDEENYKQMFPEFRLPDDQWKAWLEDREGAIVGADLVRRFGWKLGDRVPIKGTIFPGIWEFNIRGIYQGSRPADDTTQFWFHYKLLEEKESPYWKGLIGWYTVRIDDPDNAVRVAKAIDGTFANSPWETKTDTEKSFAAGFVKQAGNIGLIIMSIGAVVFFTLLLVTGNTMAIAVRERTRELAVLKAVGFSDRFVLFLVLFESLTVAIIGGGLGLLLAKLMTLRGDPTRGMLPYFYLRPDAIALGIVAALAVGVAAGIFPALSAMRLRVADALRRI
- a CDS encoding ABC transporter ATP-binding protein; translated protein: MVRVDGKGDGKSLIQVRGLDKKYQRGSEEIHVLQGLNLDVDAGDFVAFMGPSGSGKTTLLNLLGGLDVPSRGSISVAGDEITHMSASKLTTWRARHVGFIFQMYNLIPVLTAAQNVELPLLLTKLSKADRRKHVEAALQIVGLGDRMNHFPNQLSGGQEQRVGIARAIVADPTFLLCDEPTGDLDRKSADEIMTLLERLVSEHQKTVLMVTHDPLAAERSQTTLHLDKGVLVEAVSAGGVRS
- a CDS encoding TonB family protein; its protein translation is MRSTVVRIFTALVLLSSCLAFAETRKPAKNNRPVAYPETARQMHLSGTVKLDVLVTASGKVKKVEVLGGNPLLAAAAVQAVKDWTYEPASSDTTETVIVKFDQQ
- a CDS encoding FtsX-like permease family protein, whose product is MAIPLTYNLRSLRVRWASTVVAVLGIAGTVGVFIAMLSLAKGFKATLVASGSPRNALIRRAGATSEMESAVTIDQIHVIQDAPGVERGPVGPLVSPESVVVAAFPLRSTGTDANVQVRGLTAVAAQVHEGFKIVSGRFFHPGLNELIVGKNALKSYAGLDLGSMLNFGGGTWIVVGIFDAGGSAFDSEVWTDGDILRQTYKRPPDRVQSVTVRLTSAGAFNRFKDALTADPRMTVQVDREVEYYEKQSRALTTLITVLGALVAAVMGIGAVFGALNTMYSAVAERGREIATMRALGFRAGAVVLSFMFEALCIAFIGGLVGTAGVLPLNGLTTGTMNWQTFSHLAFAFKVTPALMSAGIFFALLMGVVGGVPPAVRAARGRIAVTLREL